The following DNA comes from Verrucomicrobiia bacterium.
CCAGTGTGCAAGTCTGCACGGCTGTGATGCATTACGGTTTTCGTATTGTGGAAGACATGGCTGAGGGGTTGAGCAATTATCTCGATAGCAAAGGTTTTAAATCTGTGAACGAGTTGCGCGGTAAAGCGATTCACTCGCTCAATCGTTGGGAGAATTTAAACTTAAATTTCAAACGCGTTGCGCAAATTGATTATGATAAATGTATCGGTTGCAATCTTTGCTTTATTGCTTGTGAAGATGGCGCGCATCAGTGCATTGATCTAGTTTCGCCAAATGGTCAAGGTTTAGGCCCGGGACGCTTGCCCGGTAAACCCATTCCTCAAATTCGTCAAGAAGACTGTGTGGGTTGTAATTTGTGTTCCTTAGTTTGTCCTGTGGACGATTGTATTGAAATGGTCACCATCGAAACCGGACGACCTTTCTTTAGTTGGAAAGAGTATCAAACTAAATTGGCTAAAGGCGAAATGCAGCCTATTCCGCCACATCCTTAATTTTTAAATTAACTTAGAAAAGAAATAAATGAGCACTGCAACTATTCCTACACAAACTGCCAAAACTGAACCTTGCCCACTTTATATTAATGGCGAGTGGAAACATATCGCTTCGGATCAAACAACGCCTGTGCATAACCCATCGACTGGCGAAGTGATTGCACAAGTGCCTTTATGCGGTAATGATGTGATAGATCAAGCTGTGGCCGCCGCGGAAGCCGCTTTCCCTGCCTGGTCGGAAACTCCACCCGCTGAACGTGCGCGTGTTTTGTTTCGCTTTCGTCACTTGGTAGAAGCGGAATTTGATGACATTTGTTTAGGCATCAGTCGCGAGCATGGGAAAACTTATGCGGAAGCGAAAGGCGATTTGCAACGGGGTCTTGAACAAACCGAATATGCGTGTGGCATTCCGAATTTATTGATGACTGACAGTTTGGAAAATGTGGCTCGCGGGATTGATTGCGATTCGATTCGTCAGCCTCTCGGAGTTTGCGCGGGGATTGCGCCATTTAATTTCCCAGCGATGGTTCCGATGTGGATGTGGCCTTTGGCGATTGCGTGTGGCAACACGTTCATTATGAAGCCGAGCGAAAAAGTTCCGCTTACGACAAATCGCCTGATTAAATTATTAGAAAAAGCGGGATTGCCCAAGGGCGTTTTGAATATTGTGCATGGCGGTCGCGATTGTGTGGATGCGTTATTGAAACATCCTAAAATTAAAGCGATCTCTTTTGTGGGATCAACACCCGTAGCGCGTTATATTTATGAGACCGGCGCCAAATATGGCAAGCGAGTTCAGTCGGCTGGCGGCGCGAAAAATTTCGTTTTAATTATGCCCGATGCGGAAGTAGAACATTCTGCGCAAGGAATTAAAGATGCGGCATTTGGTTGCGCGGGTGAACGTTGTATGGCCGGTTCGACAGCGATTGCGATTGGAAATGCTGGTAAAACGGTATTGCCTGCATTAGTGGATGTAGTGAAAAGCATGAAAGTCGGTCGCACGGATCGCCCGCCACAGCAGCAGCCACATATGGGTGCTGTGATTAGCAGTCAACACAAAGCGCGCGTGGTGGATTTGGTGACCCAAGGCGAGAAGCAAGGCGCGAAATTGCTGGTGGATGGGCGCAACGTCAAAGTTGATGATGCACCCGAAGGATTTTATATTGGACCCACCATCGTTGATAACTTGCAAGATGGAAATATTTTAACCAAAGAAGAAGTTTTCGGTCCGGTTTTGAATGTGCTCCATAGCAACGATCTCGAAAGTGCGATTCAAATTGCGAATCGTTCTTCCTATGGAAACGGAGCTGCGATCTTCACTTCATCCGGTAAGGCTGCAAGAGAATTTCGTCATCGTGTGCAAGCCGGCATGGTCGGCATCAACGTCGGTGTTCCCGCCACGTTAGCTTATTTCCCATTCAGCGGTTGGGGTGATTCGTTCTTCGGTGATTTGCATATCCAAGGCAAAGAAGGCGTGGCTTTTTATACGAAACAAAAAGTTATCACTTCACGCTGGTTTAACTTTGGCGAAGGCGATATTTGGGCGAAATAAGCTTAGTTTTTGAAAATACTCGAGACGCTTCTGCTTGCCTTTTTCGGTATTCCGATAATTGGTCTGTTGTTTGGTGGTATTTATTCTTTGCCCGCAATTTATCTTACTAAAGAAAAAGAGCCGTGGTTTAGTCTTTTGCTAAGCTTTGGCTTGGCGATGACTGTTTTTGGCATCGGTTTTCTAGGACAAGTTCCGCTGCTTTATCTTGTATGTGTTTGGTTGTTTACTATCATTTGTCTATTCATTGCACGCAAGATTTTCGGAGGTCTTGGCCATAATTTGGAACGATTTGGAATGGTGCATAGCCTAGCATTACTTCTTATTTTTTTAGTTATTACGCTTTGTCATTTTGGGGTCTTGGGAAAATGAATAGTTAAGTAGTTTAGGCATCTAATGTAAAACTATGCGATTTTTTTGTTTCATTTTGGCGATTTTTATTTCCGGATGTTCTGGAGTTGCCGAGAAAGTGAAAAAAATAGAGGAGCCGAGGTTAGTTATTTTGACTGAGGGTATTGTGGGCGGGATTAGTTCACCGATTGTTCTACAGGAAATGATTTTTTATCAAGATGCTTTGGGAAAGTGTGAAGTTTGGACGAGAAAATTAAAAGAGGCTCCTTTTCAATATAGTTATTATGTTTCGGATTATTCCTTATCTCAGTTTGAGCAGTTATTGTCGAAATTGGATGGGGTAAAAAATTTGCCCTTGGAAAATCCTGTGGGTGGAGAGGATATTTATGAGTTGGACACGAGTTTAGGTGTTTTTTCAGATCAATGGCAATGGATGAATCAAGCGCCAAGTGGCTGTATTCATATGCAATCCAAAACGATTCCGACGTCACGTCAAAAAGAAAAATTTCAAGAGGCGGTTCAGAAAGTTCAAGCGGAGTTGAAAACTTTAAATTTTAAAGAAATTGATCAACAGTCTTATGAAAAAATTGCTCGTGAAACTTTAAAAATTAGAGATAATTATCGAATAAAATCTGATAAAAATATGACATGGCTTTTTAAAGATTCTCCGGATTTAGCCATTATCACTACGCGACAAGTGATAGATCTTGGTTATCCGATTTTGCGAGTGACACATGATAGTGATGATGGAGGATGGCAATTTCTGTGTGGAACCTCCAACGAAACGGATGATGCTCGAGTCATTTCATTAGAGGAAATTTTAAAGCGAGACGAAACTTTGGCAGAATTGCATGACTTACCTTTAGGATGGGTGGCTTGGCGAAAAACTTCAAATTCACCCTGGCAAAGGCAAAAACGATAAATATTTAATCATTTTTACGCTTTTCCTTTTGCTCAAACAAAATAGAGTTTGATGCAAAGGAAATATTCTATGTCGCTTCTTATTAAAAATGGTCAAATTATTACTGCTTCCGATAATTACATCGCTGATATTTATTGTGAGAATGAGCAGATTACTAAAATAGAAAAAAATTTAGAAGTGTCACCAGGTGCAGAAGTCATCGATGCTAAAGGTAAATATGTGTTTCCGGGTTTTATTGATCCGCACACGCATATTTATCTGCCTTTCATGGGCACTTATGCCAAGGATACTTACGAAACTGCAAGTAAAGCAGCGCTCGTTGGTGGAACCACAACCATTTTCGATATGTGTTGCCCTTCGCGTCAGATGGAAGCGATTGAGGGGTTTGAAACGTGGAATTCGAAAAGTGAAGGTAAATCGGCTTGCGATTACACCTATCACATGGGGGTGACGAAGTTCGATGATAAAACGGAATCGCAGTTGAAAGAAATTGTTTCGCGTGGGATAAGTTCATTTAAAATTTTTCTCGCTTACAAAGGCGCGTTTGGAATTGATGATGCGGAACTTTATCAAACTTTGAAGTTGGCCAAGAAATTGGGTGTTGTTACCACGGCACATTGTGAAAATGAAACGTTAGTGGCGGAACGTCAGAAAGAGCTCATTGCAGCAGGAAAAACGGAGTCGGGTTATCATCACGAGAGTCGTCCACCGCTTGTTGAAGCGGAAGGAGTGCATCATCTCATGACTTTTGCCGAAATGCATGACGCGCATATTTATATTGTTCATTTGAGTTGTGATGAGGCATTACGCGAGGCGCTATGGGCAAGATATCGTGGCGTGAATGTTTGGATTGAAACGCTTATTCAATATTTGGTGTTGGACAAAACCGATGCAGAAAAACCAAATTTTGAAGGCTCGAAATATGTGATGTCACCGCCATTGCGCGATAAGCGGAATCAATCGATTTTGTGGCAAGCGCTACGAAGCGGTTTTGTGAATACGGTGGCGACGGATCATGCGCCATTTGATTTTAAGGATCAAAAACCGATGGGTAAAAATGATTTCACTAAAATTCCCAATGGCATTCCTGCGTTGGAAGATCGCGTGAATTTGCTTTATTCTTACGGTGTTAAACAGGGTAAATTGGATTTGAATCGTTTTGTGGATTGTGCGAGCACGCAAGCAGCGAAAATTTTCGGACTCTATCCGAGAAAAGGAACGATTCAAATTGGAAGCGACGCGGATTTGGTCATTTACGATCCCAATTATCGCGGAAAAATTTCAACAAAAACGCAACTCATGAATGTGGATTACAGCGCCTTTGAAGGTTGGGAATTGACTGGAAAACCATCTGTCGTGACGGTTCGTGGTCAAGTCGCGGTGCGCGATGGTAAATTTGTCGGCAAAATTGGTCATGGAAAATTCTTGAAACGCGAGCCGAATCATTTTTAATCTTATGCTGCAAGTGAAACAAAAAATTGCAAGCACACCACCCGTGGGAGAGGATGCTTATTGTCACTTATTGCCTGTTGTAGAAGCTTTAATAGCCGATGGTAATGAGCCTTACCTTTCTCAAGAGGGCTATTTTTTTAATGGTCCAGATGGATGGATTGGTTATTTCAAAAAACCTCTTAATTTTGATTTAATACGAGAAAAATTTGAGCTGCCTGATACTATAGTATTGGATGATAAATATTTTAATCCTGGGCGAAGAATTTTTTGTAAGGCTTCAGGAACTGAAATTTTTGGCGGTATTCCCAATCGAGAACAAAATGATAAAGGATAAAGATTATGCCACCAGAACCTACTCCAGATGAAATTGCGCGTGGATGGCAAGGTCCTAATCAACCTCGCTATCCCAAGCAAGATCTCATGGCGAATACCGTGGTGCCGCAGGGGACAAAAATTTATTCCCTGCAGTATGTTGATAATCATGGGCACTTAGTGGGTGGGGACTATTTTTTTACGGAGGATGAATTTAAACTTTATTTGGCGGATGTAAAAGAGGGGCGTCCAGATGCTTATCGAAGATTGAATGAGCGTTTGCAAATTGGTCCCAAACTCGATTACGACAATAATCTTTATCAATATAAACCGCATCTTATAGAATACGAAGTCAAATATCCTTTTCGCGCTTCTCAAGGAGTAAGCACTGAAAATAAACAATTTGGATCTGGAGGTGGAGAACAGCTTTTTATTCATAAGGCGAGAAAATTAGAGGGGTATGGGACTTTTGAAAAAACAGGACGGGTGATTACTCCTAATCCTAATGAAGTGGTTGCTCTTAATACTTCAAATCTTAAAAAATTTGATAAAAATGCGCAAAAAATTGAGCCAAAACCTCCAGAAGGTCGTTTATTGCTTAACGAACATTCAACTTTATCAGCAGAAGAAGTAGCTGATATTAAATTAACTCCTAACCATCTTCATGTAAAAGAGGGGACTCACTTAAAGCCTGGCGACCCTGGCATTGTAGAATATGGTCCAATAAAACATTTTCCTGAAATTTTAGCAAATCAACCATCTGAAATATTGGAAAAGATAAAATTAGGAACGTTGCCTATAGATAAGATTCGATCTCAAAGATCAATTGATGTAGAAGCTGCTTTGGCCAGTCACAGTAGGAGCATGCCAAATTCTGTGGATCAGGCCACCTTTGATCATGTTCCTCAAACTCCCGTACACTCTTCTGATTCGTCTATCAATAATTCGATTGAGGTAGAAACAACAAATCAACCATCTGAAATATTGGGAAAGACGAAAGTAGGAACATTACCTGTAGATAAGACTCCATCTCAAAACTCAGTTGATGTAGAAGCTGCTATAGCTTCGGCCGGTCACAGTAATAGTATGCCCAATTCTGTGGATCAGACCACTTTTGATCATGTTTCTCAAACTCCCGTACACTCTTCTGATTCGTCCATTAGTAGTCCGGTTGATGCAGAAGCAGCAAACAATAAAACTCAACCGCAGCAACAACATTCGTCAAATGCAACAGAGCCAACATCTCATACTATTGATAAGACTCATACCGTTGTAAGTCGAACCAACCAATTTTCACAGGGCGCGGTAATGGCCGCTCAGGTTGCTGCGGGAGATGTCGAAGGAGCTGTCAACACTGCAACCGATATTGCTGAGCAAAAGGCTTTGCAGGTGGGGGCGAAAAGTCTTGCAAAACAAATCGAAAAGGCAGTTGAAAATGGAATCATTAAACGTCTAGCAGGTAAAGTGCCTTTGGGTGTTGGGGTGGCTTTAAGTGTAAGTCAATTGAAAGAATCTTGTGAAGAGGTTATTCACCTAAAAAAGGAGCTAGCGAAACTTCAGTCGGGCACGCCAGAGTATGAAAAAATGCAAGTTGCATTGTCGCGTGCTGAAAGAAGCAATTATTTACTAGCTGCAAGTGTCGGGGCTGGAGTTGTGCCGGGAGAAGGAACGATTGTTTCTGAGGTCATTGATGTTGCTAATACGAGCCTGACAATACAAGATATCATTTCTGATTATATAGATGAACAAGAGGCACGGGCTAAAGAAATTAACGAAAAATTAGATAAACTGTCTCCGGGAGACCCTGAGTATAATGAGTTAATCAAGCAATCTCGCGAATTACATAAGGAATGGTTAGAGGATGGAAGGGAAGTTGTCGAAATGATTCCAGTCTTAGGACAGATGGTTCAAGTCATGGAAGCCCCGATTAAAATGACAAATGCTGCTGCTGAGTTTATTTCAAAGGGTAATGTATCAGATAAGATTGAATCATTTGTGAAAAATCCTCCGGGTATGGATACGTTAGTTGCTGTAAAAGATGAAATAGTAAAGGAATTCAATGACAATGGCTTAAAAGGGGCGATTCAAAAAAGAGCAGCTAATATTGAAAAAGTTTTTCAAGGAATTCTAAGTAAGTTGGACCCAGTGGAAGATCTTCCTCAGAAAAAAGAGCAGGAAGAAGAGGAAGATGAAAAAGAAAAATATGTTCTTAAAAGGTAATTAAAATGAAAAACAGGGAAGCTTTTTCAGAGGCAATCATTGAAAGCCGTCTTTACAACAAAGATTTAGCGCCGGTTTCGGAGGCAGAGCGCAAATGGCATGTGGGAAGTTTTGCCGCATTATGGATTTCGATGTCGGCTTGTATTCCAACTTATATGTTGGCTTCGTCGTTGATTGGAAGTGGCATGAATTGGAAGCAAGCAATTTTGACTATTTTTCTTGGTAATTTGATTGTGCTGATTCCGATGGTGCTTAATGCTCATGCGGGCACGAAATATGGCATTCCGTTTCCGGTTTATTGTCGACCCGCGTTTGGCACAGTGGGCGCGAATATTCCTGCGTTGCTTCGCGCATTTGTGGCGTGTGGTTGGTTTGGGATTCAGACGTGGATCGGGGGAGCGGCTATTTATAAAATTCTTGGCGTTTTTGAGCCGTCGCTTGTTGTTGCTGCGCCTATTGGCTTTCTTGGCATTAGTTTACCCCAACTTTTTTGTTTTTTATTTTTTTGGGGTATTAACATG
Coding sequences within:
- a CDS encoding CoA-acylating methylmalonate-semialdehyde dehydrogenase; this translates as MSTATIPTQTAKTEPCPLYINGEWKHIASDQTTPVHNPSTGEVIAQVPLCGNDVIDQAVAAAEAAFPAWSETPPAERARVLFRFRHLVEAEFDDICLGISREHGKTYAEAKGDLQRGLEQTEYACGIPNLLMTDSLENVARGIDCDSIRQPLGVCAGIAPFNFPAMVPMWMWPLAIACGNTFIMKPSEKVPLTTNRLIKLLEKAGLPKGVLNIVHGGRDCVDALLKHPKIKAISFVGSTPVARYIYETGAKYGKRVQSAGGAKNFVLIMPDAEVEHSAQGIKDAAFGCAGERCMAGSTAIAIGNAGKTVLPALVDVVKSMKVGRTDRPPQQQPHMGAVISSQHKARVVDLVTQGEKQGAKLLVDGRNVKVDDAPEGFYIGPTIVDNLQDGNILTKEEVFGPVLNVLHSNDLESAIQIANRSSYGNGAAIFTSSGKAAREFRHRVQAGMVGINVGVPATLAYFPFSGWGDSFFGDLHIQGKEGVAFYTKQKVITSRWFNFGEGDIWAK
- the hydA gene encoding dihydropyrimidinase translates to MSLLIKNGQIITASDNYIADIYCENEQITKIEKNLEVSPGAEVIDAKGKYVFPGFIDPHTHIYLPFMGTYAKDTYETASKAALVGGTTTIFDMCCPSRQMEAIEGFETWNSKSEGKSACDYTYHMGVTKFDDKTESQLKEIVSRGISSFKIFLAYKGAFGIDDAELYQTLKLAKKLGVVTTAHCENETLVAERQKELIAAGKTESGYHHESRPPLVEAEGVHHLMTFAEMHDAHIYIVHLSCDEALREALWARYRGVNVWIETLIQYLVLDKTDAEKPNFEGSKYVMSPPLRDKRNQSILWQALRSGFVNTVATDHAPFDFKDQKPMGKNDFTKIPNGIPALEDRVNLLYSYGVKQGKLDLNRFVDCASTQAAKIFGLYPRKGTIQIGSDADLVIYDPNYRGKISTKTQLMNVDYSAFEGWELTGKPSVVTVRGQVAVRDGKFVGKIGHGKFLKREPNHF